The following nucleotide sequence is from Salinigranum halophilum.
ACTAGTCGTCTCGCTCGGCGTCCCAGACGATTCGGTACACCTCGGTTCGGAGCTCCTTCCGCGCTTCCTCGTGGAAGTCGAACTGCCGTTCGAGGTCGAACGTCGCCTCGAACGCGTGGGTCACCTCGCCCCCGTTGTCGGCGGCGAACGCCTCGACGAACTCCTGGCTGCCCGCGTTGTGGATGGAGTACGACACGTCGGCGATGGCTGCGGCGGTCGCGAGGAAGGCCCGGTCGGCGTGTTCGTGACCGCGCTGTGCGCCGAACGGCGGGTTCATCACGACGGTCGTCCGCTCCGTCGTCGTGATCGGACAGCGGGTCGCGTCGGCCTGCACCCAGTGGATTGGTGTGGTCGTTCCCACCCTGACTCGGTTGGTGCGGGCCGTCGACAGCGCGGCGCGGTCGACGTCAACGCCAACGACGCGCGCGGCACCACGGAGCGCTGCGCCGAGCGCGAGCATCCCGGTCCCCGTGCCGAGGTCGACGACGGTCCGTCCCTCGATGTCGTCGTTGAGGTCCGCGACGTGGACGACGTGAGCGGCGAGGTCCGGCGGTGTCGGGTACTGTTCGAGGCTCACGCGTGGACTCTCGAACCCCGCGACGACGGCGAGTTGGGTCTCCAGTGCAGCCTTCGTCGCCACGGCTACGTCCCCCCTCGACCGTCGGTGGCCCGAGCGGGTCGCTCGTGACCGGTGCGTCTGCTTGTCGGATTCGGCGGCCGCGTCATACGTGTGATATTTTCGAGTTATGGTAAAAATCTCTCGTATGTGTAGAGGTAATCTTCCCCGACCGTCGCGCCGAGACCGGTCGGCCCGGTGCGCCGGCGAGTCGTCTCCGACGCGACCGGACACTCGTCGACCCCACTTGACTGCACTGTCGACGGAGAGGGCCGGTGACGCCGCCGTCGGGACACGGTTTTCGGACTGTATCAAAAATCTGTTACAAAGGTTTAAATTTACCCCTCACCACAAACCTTATAATGGAACGTCCGAGTCGGCAGCGTCAGCGCGAGC
It contains:
- a CDS encoding METTL5 family protein gives rise to the protein MATKAALETQLAVVAGFESPRVSLEQYPTPPDLAAHVVHVADLNDDIEGRTVVDLGTGTGMLALGAALRGAARVVGVDVDRAALSTARTNRVRVGTTTPIHWVQADATRCPITTTERTTVVMNPPFGAQRGHEHADRAFLATAAAIADVSYSIHNAGSQEFVEAFAADNGGEVTHAFEATFDLERQFDFHEEARKELRTEVYRIVWDAERDD